A single window of Candidatus Limnocylindrales bacterium DNA harbors:
- a CDS encoding exodeoxyribonuclease III, which produces MRIATWNVNSLKARLEKVTWWLARAEPDVVLIQETKLGDADVPALAFRAAGYELAHHGEGRWNGVAIASRVGLSDVVTNFGEPFRPRTADDVGDDEPLCEARMIAATCGGVRVVSIYAPNGRAVGTPFYGAKLVWFDRLTRWTAESCNPADALVIGGDYNVAPEDTDVWDPAECNGGTHVSPPEREAVARLCAWGLADAYRMRHREVGRYTWWDYRAGCFHKNYGMRIDHLMMSKPAAARLIDADIDREARKGKPVPSDHAPLFADLDAAGKKIDTGWAGVDEKAAKRRSTG; this is translated from the coding sequence ATGCGCATTGCCACCTGGAACGTCAATTCGCTGAAGGCGCGGCTCGAGAAGGTCACGTGGTGGCTTGCGCGCGCAGAGCCGGATGTCGTCCTCATTCAGGAGACCAAGCTTGGCGATGCGGACGTGCCCGCGCTGGCGTTCCGTGCCGCGGGCTACGAGCTCGCGCATCACGGCGAAGGTCGCTGGAACGGTGTCGCGATCGCGAGCCGCGTCGGCCTTTCGGACGTCGTCACGAATTTCGGCGAGCCGTTCCGGCCGCGAACGGCTGACGACGTGGGAGATGACGAGCCTCTGTGCGAAGCGCGCATGATCGCCGCAACCTGTGGAGGCGTACGCGTCGTCAGCATCTACGCGCCGAACGGCCGCGCCGTGGGCACACCGTTCTACGGTGCGAAGCTCGTCTGGTTCGACCGCCTCACGCGCTGGACCGCGGAATCCTGCAATCCTGCCGACGCACTCGTCATCGGCGGTGATTACAACGTGGCGCCCGAAGACACAGACGTCTGGGATCCGGCGGAGTGCAACGGCGGCACGCACGTCTCACCGCCGGAACGAGAGGCGGTCGCACGTCTTTGCGCATGGGGCCTCGCCGACGCGTACCGCATGCGTCACCGCGAGGTCGGCCGCTACACGTGGTGGGACTACCGCGCCGGATGTTTCCACAAGAACTACGGCATGCGGATCGATCACCTGATGATGAGCAAACCGGCGGCCGCGCGGCTCATCGACGCCGACATCGATCGCGAGGCGCGCAAAGGAAAGCCGGTTCCGTCGGATCACGCGCCGCTGTTCGCGGACCTCGACGCGGCAGGAAAGAAGATCGACACCGGATGGGCCGGCGTGGACGAGAAGGCGGCGAAGCGGCGTTCTACGGGCTGA
- a CDS encoding TIGR00266 family protein, with product MQKSMHEIDYRIVGDDMQFVEIELDPMEAVVAEAGGMMFMDDGIEMETIFGDGSQQKSGLLGALVGAGKRLVTGESMFMTVFQNRGGGKKKVAFGAPSPGKIIPIHLSEIGGEIFAQKDSFLCAAKGVSLGIAFAKKLGTGFFGGEGFILQRLQGDGYAFVHAGGAILERTLAPGELLRVDTGCIVAFQPSVNYDIQLVGGIKTAFFGGEGLFFATLRGPGRVWLQSLPLSRMAGRIMAAAPRMGRGGMEEGSVLGSLGRMIDGAS from the coding sequence ATGCAGAAATCCATGCACGAAATCGATTACAGAATCGTCGGCGACGACATGCAGTTCGTCGAGATCGAGCTCGACCCGATGGAAGCGGTCGTCGCCGAAGCCGGCGGCATGATGTTCATGGACGACGGCATCGAGATGGAGACGATCTTCGGGGACGGGTCGCAGCAGAAGAGCGGACTTCTCGGAGCGCTCGTCGGTGCGGGCAAACGCCTGGTCACCGGCGAGTCGATGTTCATGACGGTCTTCCAGAATCGCGGCGGCGGAAAGAAGAAGGTTGCGTTCGGTGCGCCGTCTCCCGGCAAGATCATTCCGATTCATCTTTCCGAAATCGGTGGAGAAATTTTCGCACAGAAAGATTCGTTCCTGTGCGCGGCGAAAGGCGTCTCGCTCGGCATCGCGTTCGCAAAGAAGCTCGGCACCGGTTTCTTCGGCGGCGAAGGGTTCATCCTCCAGCGCCTGCAGGGAGATGGATACGCATTCGTGCATGCGGGAGGCGCAATTCTCGAAAGAACGCTTGCGCCGGGTGAGCTGCTGCGCGTCGACACGGGCTGCATCGTCGCGTTTCAACCGAGCGTCAACTACGACATTCAGCTCGTTGGCGGGATCAAGACTGCCTTCTTCGGCGGCGAAGGCTTGTTCTTCGCCACGCTGCGCGGGCCGGGTCGCGTGTGGCTGCAATCTCTGCCGCTCAGTCGCATGGCGGGGCGTATCATGGCAGCGGCGCCGAGGATGGGCCGCGGTGGAATGGAGGAAGGCTCGGTGCTGGGCAGTCTCGGGCGGATGATCGACGGAGCATCCTGA
- a CDS encoding RNA-binding domain-containing protein, producing the protein MDEAEFRQLLAVGHELSGIEFKSGGSRSEASLLPKVAKAAMAMANRRGGGKIVVGVREHGERLIAEGIAAADLGSWQYDAVVGAMARYVDPHVEVRVERLTVDTLDFIVVLVEEFQDVPVLCKRDYPGELRAGACYVRRRGRTETTEIPNHAEMRELLDLAVEKGVRRFLQMASRAGISGSAVALQTNESQYDEQLEDFDA; encoded by the coding sequence ATGGACGAGGCTGAGTTCCGGCAGCTTTTGGCGGTTGGTCACGAACTTTCCGGCATTGAGTTTAAGAGCGGTGGATCACGCTCTGAAGCTTCTCTTCTTCCCAAAGTTGCCAAGGCGGCAATGGCGATGGCGAATAGGAGAGGGGGTGGAAAGATCGTTGTGGGCGTTCGAGAACACGGGGAGCGACTGATCGCAGAAGGAATTGCTGCCGCTGATCTGGGATCTTGGCAGTACGACGCAGTTGTCGGAGCCATGGCGAGATATGTCGATCCTCATGTTGAAGTCCGAGTCGAGCGGCTCACAGTTGACACCCTCGATTTTATAGTAGTCCTCGTGGAAGAGTTCCAAGACGTGCCGGTATTATGCAAGCGAGACTATCCCGGTGAGCTTAGGGCCGGTGCTTGTTATGTGCGGCGACGGGGACGAACCGAGACAACCGAGATCCCGAATCACGCGGAAATGAGAGAGCTACTTGACCTCGCAGTGGAGAAGGGCGTGCGACGCTTTCTCCAGATGGCGAGTCGAGCCGGAATTAGCGGCTCCGCTGTTGCGTTACAGACGAACGAGTCTCAGTACGATGAGCAACTGGAAGACTTCGACGCATGA
- a CDS encoding PIN domain-containing protein yields the protein MQVALDTSILRQDPHRKGVEFVTFTRLAKEAAFVVTIPAVVRVEFLSQQQVHFADKLTRLHSAAGSLAKLPASSPVAVLCAGIVGKKQHNADEVAKAVTDEFDEWLKDINASVPFVRDHHGAAVIEAYFKGSPPYKKAKDREGFPDAFIVESLRDVALAHGDLSLISHDKKMRESFAGNPKVTCYATLKEFLGSPVGQDLIQESNARINFERLVPLLAANSGRLEKFLATKVTGALLGVVSWSKVENEEANLEWDLEPEPGETQFDYDGAQYYGNGVFALPFEINTSGTLSYPLSKSDYYAMHDDETKFISVTDLNDHYFEAEESEVPINVEGLLVVTLDKQKLAVEDLDESELVALLEASNMFIDTVIRAWVSED from the coding sequence TTGCAGGTTGCGCTAGACACTTCGATCCTACGCCAAGATCCGCACCGAAAGGGCGTCGAGTTCGTTACCTTCACGCGCTTGGCGAAAGAAGCTGCATTTGTCGTAACAATTCCGGCAGTGGTGCGAGTAGAGTTTTTGTCGCAGCAGCAGGTGCATTTCGCAGACAAGCTAACTCGTTTACATTCTGCTGCCGGATCGCTCGCAAAGCTGCCAGCGTCGTCACCAGTGGCCGTTCTATGCGCCGGAATAGTGGGAAAGAAGCAACACAACGCCGATGAAGTAGCGAAGGCCGTAACGGATGAGTTTGACGAGTGGCTTAAAGACATCAATGCCTCCGTGCCCTTCGTGCGAGATCACCATGGCGCGGCGGTGATCGAAGCCTACTTCAAGGGCAGTCCGCCATATAAGAAAGCGAAAGACCGAGAGGGATTCCCGGACGCTTTTATTGTCGAGAGTCTACGTGACGTTGCGTTAGCACATGGAGACCTGTCGCTAATCTCGCATGATAAGAAGATGCGGGAGTCATTTGCCGGTAATCCGAAAGTTACCTGCTATGCAACGTTGAAGGAGTTTCTGGGATCGCCCGTTGGCCAAGATCTGATCCAAGAGAGCAATGCACGAATTAACTTCGAGAGATTGGTTCCTTTGCTGGCCGCTAACTCGGGACGGCTCGAAAAATTCCTAGCGACGAAGGTAACAGGGGCACTTCTGGGCGTCGTCAGTTGGTCCAAGGTGGAGAACGAGGAAGCTAATCTGGAGTGGGACTTAGAGCCGGAACCGGGAGAAACGCAGTTCGACTACGATGGTGCGCAGTATTACGGCAACGGAGTCTTTGCGCTGCCTTTTGAGATCAATACTTCAGGTACACTTAGTTACCCGCTCTCTAAGTCCGACTATTATGCGATGCATGATGATGAGACGAAGTTTATCTCGGTCACCGACTTGAACGATCATTATTTTGAGGCCGAGGAAAGCGAGGTCCCGATCAACGTAGAAGGACTTTTGGTAGTAACCCTCGACAAGCAGAAGCTAGCGGTTGAGGATCTCGATGAGTCTGAACTCGTTGCTCTCTTAGAGGCGTCGAATATGTTCATCGATACTGTAATCAGAGCTTGGGTTTCAGAGGACTAG